In Candidatus Cohnella colombiensis, one DNA window encodes the following:
- a CDS encoding FMN-binding negative transcriptional regulator — protein sequence MYIPKHFLVEDRAQIFDFINNNGFGILFSTHNNCPYASHLPFFLDKDEEYLYSHFARPNEQWKDIQGQNAMVVFTGPHSYISSSWYETNQSVPTWNYVAVHVYGRIEIINEQNEIINSLERLVQKYEEPNSPYKLDKSNVMFIEGLSRGIVTFKMKIDKLEGKWKLSQNHSEDRQRRVIERLEKSENQDAREISKLMRNNKKS from the coding sequence ATGTATATACCAAAACATTTCTTAGTTGAAGATCGTGCTCAGATCTTTGACTTCATCAATAACAATGGATTTGGAATTCTATTTTCTACTCATAATAATTGTCCATATGCATCTCATTTACCTTTTTTCCTAGACAAAGATGAAGAATACTTATATAGCCATTTTGCTAGACCAAACGAACAATGGAAAGATATACAAGGGCAAAATGCAATGGTTGTATTTACTGGACCACATTCTTACATTTCATCATCATGGTATGAAACTAACCAGAGTGTACCTACTTGGAATTACGTAGCTGTCCATGTATACGGACGAATTGAAATAATAAATGAGCAGAATGAAATTATTAATTCACTAGAGAGACTAGTACAGAAATATGAAGAACCGAATAGTCCTTACAAACTGGATAAATCAAATGTGATGTTTATTGAAGGGTTATCTAGAGGGATTGTCACTTTCAAGATGAAGATTGATAAGTTAGAAGGTAAGTGGAAATTAAGTCAGAACCATTCCGAAGACAGACAGCGTAGAGTCATTGAACGACTCGAAAAATCTGAAAATCAGGATGCCAGAGAAATTTCTAAACTAATGAGAAACAATAAGAAGAGCTGA
- a CDS encoding leucine-rich repeat domain-containing protein → MQRTIIDDLKNVEIITDEFIVKPDTKNIHLLNSKKVEHLNIYSFNQKQFEKAVEYFNVSSLSFYEFRVEDLSPIENLDKIESLSLTWNSKAVQLWNMEKNKQLRQLKVSDFSKLRSIELIKTGASLEILELSGGVWTRINIESLLPLSGLSRLKQLTLTNIKVDDQSLEPLLELKHLEVLELSNQFPVEEYAKLSVVLTETECNLFSAYTKLKSPIGDKDIMITGKGKPFLNSILDTKQINAFKTKFQKIQEHISNS, encoded by the coding sequence GTGCAAAGAACGATTATAGACGATTTAAAGAATGTTGAAATAATCACAGACGAGTTTATTGTTAAACCTGATACAAAAAATATTCATTTGCTAAATTCAAAAAAAGTTGAACACCTAAACATATACTCTTTTAATCAAAAACAATTTGAAAAAGCTGTTGAATACTTTAATGTAAGCTCTCTAAGTTTTTATGAATTTAGAGTTGAAGATTTATCACCAATTGAAAACTTGGACAAAATTGAAAGCTTATCACTCACTTGGAATTCAAAAGCTGTTCAGTTATGGAATATGGAAAAGAATAAACAACTAAGACAACTTAAAGTTTCTGATTTTTCAAAACTGAGATCCATAGAACTAATTAAAACTGGAGCTTCGCTTGAAATCTTAGAGCTCTCAGGTGGAGTCTGGACCAGAATAAATATTGAATCATTATTGCCTTTATCAGGGTTAAGCCGACTTAAGCAATTAACTCTGACAAATATTAAAGTAGACGATCAATCTTTAGAACCACTATTAGAGCTTAAACACCTCGAAGTTCTTGAATTATCAAATCAATTTCCAGTTGAAGAGTATGCAAAATTATCTGTTGTTTTAACAGAAACCGAATGTAATTTATTCTCGGCATATACAAAGCTTAAAAGTCCAATTGGAGATAAAGACATAATGATCACAGGTAAAGGGAAACCATTTCTTAATTCAATTTTAGATACAAAGCAAATTAATGCTTTTAAAACTAAGTTTCAGAAAATACAAGAGCATATTAGTAATTCATAG
- a CDS encoding GNAT family N-acetyltransferase — MMIKVQLTNKNEAYIIKNLYPLYLYDLSEHYVRFPNAHGIYEDGDEYKTLSDQYDVQNIWWDKPDCLYPYLILVEDKPAGFILIATPPHCSEGVDYFVNDFFLLRPYRGKGVAEQAAIKVFEQFKGSWELFTNPSERNIVGQRFWRKTISNYSNDNYAEMCGDTFDGYKLIYRFDNSRKV, encoded by the coding sequence ATGATGATTAAAGTGCAGTTAACCAATAAAAACGAAGCATATATAATAAAAAATTTATATCCTCTTTATTTGTACGATTTGTCAGAACATTATGTTAGATTTCCGAATGCCCATGGAATTTACGAAGATGGTGATGAGTATAAAACTTTGAGCGACCAATATGATGTTCAGAATATTTGGTGGGACAAGCCAGATTGTTTATACCCCTATCTAATTCTAGTAGAAGACAAACCGGCGGGATTTATTCTCATTGCTACACCTCCACATTGTTCAGAGGGAGTTGATTATTTTGTTAATGATTTCTTTTTACTCCGTCCTTATAGGGGCAAGGGAGTAGCCGAACAGGCTGCTATTAAAGTATTTGAGCAATTCAAAGGGAGTTGGGAACTGTTTACTAACCCTTCTGAAAGAAATATAGTAGGGCAAAGATTTTGGAGGAAGACCATTTCAAATTATAGTAATGATAATTATGCCGAGATGTGTGGAGATACTTTTGACGGATATAAACTTATTTATCGATTTGATAATTCAAGGAAGGTTTGA
- a CDS encoding glyoxalase: MRQGLSHCLQIFPTPDINKTSEYYKYIGFRADYYLESIEPHVCLYRDAIEIVLTKSIKENFIPNRILHGYGYDAYFISNEQRELENELKNLGINIVRPLSKTDYNNKEFVFEDIDGRWIAVGNKEQ, translated from the coding sequence ATGAGACAAGGACTATCACACTGTCTTCAAATATTTCCTACTCCAGATATAAACAAAACATCAGAATATTATAAATATATTGGATTTAGAGCAGATTACTATCTAGAATCTATTGAACCACATGTCTGTTTATACAGAGATGCCATAGAGATTGTTCTTACTAAATCGATTAAAGAGAATTTTATTCCCAATAGGATACTTCATGGTTATGGATACGATGCATATTTCATATCAAATGAGCAGAGAGAATTGGAGAATGAATTAAAAAATTTGGGGATTAATATTGTAAGACCATTATCAAAAACTGATTATAACAATAAAGAATTTGTATTCGAAGATATTGATGGAAGATGGATAGCTGTCGGAAACAAAGAACAATAG
- a CDS encoding HIT family protein gives MNCLGCELANQLLETNVVFEDDYVTCILDIEPLNEGHTLILTKKHYRDLEEMDESTTRSVMKASIIISKSLKGIYKPDGISIMQNGGIFNDLEHYHMHVFPRYKEDGFGWVEPHNISQNPLDQVKTKIIEELRSICK, from the coding sequence ATGAATTGTTTAGGCTGCGAGCTCGCGAATCAATTGTTAGAAACAAATGTAGTCTTTGAAGATGATTATGTCACATGTATTCTAGATATCGAGCCTTTGAATGAGGGACATACTTTAATCTTGACTAAGAAACATTATAGAGATCTTGAAGAAATGGATGAGTCTACAACTAGATCTGTGATGAAGGCATCAATAATAATTTCGAAATCACTTAAAGGAATCTACAAACCAGATGGAATTTCAATAATGCAAAATGGTGGAATATTTAATGATTTAGAACATTATCACATGCATGTATTTCCAAGATATAAGGAAGATGGGTTCGGATGGGTAGAGCCACACAATATATCACAAAATCCATTAGACCAAGTAAAGACAAAAATAATAGAAGAGTTAAGATCAATTTGTAAGTAG
- a CDS encoding VOC family protein, protein MKFSHVRLLVSNVQECFYFYKDVLGFDIVWGDENSPYVEFETGNTKIAINERRMIAEVVGKSNSPSEVDSQDNIALIFAVEDVDRYFRVLRDKGVNFINEPQTREDWGIRLAHFRDPAGNLIEINQGL, encoded by the coding sequence ATGAAATTTTCACATGTTCGTTTATTAGTTTCAAACGTTCAAGAATGCTTTTATTTCTATAAAGATGTATTGGGATTTGATATTGTCTGGGGGGATGAGAATTCCCCTTATGTTGAATTTGAAACAGGGAATACAAAAATAGCAATTAATGAAAGAAGAATGATTGCAGAAGTAGTCGGAAAATCAAATAGCCCTTCAGAAGTAGATTCACAAGATAATATTGCCCTGATTTTTGCAGTAGAAGACGTTGATAGATACTTTAGAGTACTTCGGGATAAGGGCGTAAACTTTATTAATGAACCTCAAACTCGTGAAGATTGGGGAATTCGACTAGCTCATTTTCGGGATCCAGCTGGAAACCTAATTGAAATTAATCAAGGACTGTAA